The Euphorbia lathyris chromosome 3, ddEupLath1.1, whole genome shotgun sequence genome contains a region encoding:
- the LOC136224797 gene encoding large ribosomal subunit protein uL29-like: protein MARIKVHELRNKSKTELLSQLKDLKAELALLRVAKVTGGAPNKLSKIKVVRLSIAQVLTVMSQKQKAALREVYKNKKLLPLDLRPKKTRAIRRRLTKHQASLKTEREKKKEMYYPLRKYAIKV from the exons ATGG CAAGGATCAAAGTTCATGAGTTGAGAAATAAATCGAAGACAGAGCTTTTAAGCCAGCTGAAGGATCTGAAAGCTGAGCTAGCTCTCCTCCGCGTTGCTAAGGTCACCGGCGGCGCACCTAATAAGCTCTCCAAAAT TAAGGTCGTGAGACTATCGATAGCGCAGGTATTGACTGTAATGTCGCAGAAGCAAAAGGCTGCTTTAAGGGAAGTCTACAAGAACAAGAAGCTTTTGCCTCTCGATTTGCGTCCAAAGAAAACCAGAGCCATTCGCAGACGTCTTACCAAGCACCAG GCTTCGTTGAAGACAGAGCGCgaaaagaagaaggagatgtATTATCCACTGAGGAAGTATGCCATTAAGGTGTAA